Proteins encoded by one window of Tunturibacter psychrotolerans:
- a CDS encoding GH92 family glycosyl hydrolase encodes MNLLLKLSACGFVMAQLSIGSLNAQRPLDYVDPLIGTQKSSIGYGGTMPFVMAPFGMTDWTAQTRQNRVSVTSYNYDDQTISGFIGTHQPAIWMGDYGYVVVMPQSGPLHVSPDDRRLPYRHSHEKAHPDYYSVVLDAGSGHLIRAEMTATPRCALFRFTFPRSGTARILVEASRPGIFGRASVDQEHHEITGYNPHRMDDRLGPLSLPNFKGYFVVQFEHDPAVVRTYGMDDSSARLSRGAYAEFHPGETVLMRVGTSFLSVEQARENLAHELPDWKFSATRERLQVEWNEKLSRLQIDGATRQDKVRLYTALYHALLYPRLFSEYGHYYSAFDDSIHSGESYTAFSTWDTFRAENSLLTLLAPERIDGMVSALLQDYKEGGWMPKWPNPSYTNIMISTHADSLVAEAMRKGFHGFDRELAWQAVYKDAMVPPDQDTERRWLDREEHTPYEARGGLTYYKQLGYIPTDKTDEAASSTLEDSYDDWCVAQVAKFLGRDLDYRFFIKRSLNDRNLFNPELGLMNGKLSDGTWAPLGGRDDTTANRSISGWTEGNAWVYTWSPLHDQLGLIGLMGGAKAYDEKLDQYFRDGYNVHSNEPSHHFGYLYDFGGEPSKTQAKVREVAAKEYGYGPGGLDGDDDCGQMSAWLIFTALGFYPVNPASGDYMIGSPLYGRISLQLANGKVFRVEAVNNSSTNVYIQSASLDGHPLDAPIITWEQIQSGATLHLRMGPKPSHWASNWRPAAVAAN; translated from the coding sequence ATGAATCTCCTACTCAAACTTTCGGCTTGTGGTTTCGTCATGGCTCAACTGAGCATCGGGTCACTTAACGCGCAACGGCCCCTGGATTACGTCGATCCGCTCATCGGCACACAGAAGAGCTCAATTGGATATGGTGGCACGATGCCCTTCGTGATGGCTCCGTTCGGTATGACAGACTGGACAGCGCAGACCCGGCAGAATCGAGTTAGTGTCACTTCATATAACTATGACGACCAGACCATATCGGGATTTATCGGGACCCACCAGCCCGCGATCTGGATGGGCGATTATGGATATGTCGTCGTCATGCCTCAGTCGGGTCCGCTGCATGTATCGCCGGATGATCGGAGGCTTCCCTACCGCCACAGCCACGAGAAGGCCCACCCCGATTATTACAGCGTCGTACTCGACGCAGGGTCTGGCCATTTGATTCGAGCTGAGATGACTGCTACCCCTCGCTGTGCTCTCTTCCGTTTTACTTTCCCCAGGTCAGGAACAGCACGAATTCTTGTGGAAGCTTCACGGCCCGGCATCTTTGGCCGCGCCTCAGTGGATCAGGAGCATCATGAGATTACCGGGTACAATCCGCACCGGATGGACGATCGGCTTGGCCCATTGTCGCTGCCGAATTTCAAGGGCTACTTTGTAGTTCAGTTCGAGCACGATCCTGCCGTCGTGCGCACTTATGGAATGGATGATTCATCGGCTCGGCTAAGTCGTGGCGCATATGCGGAGTTTCACCCGGGCGAAACCGTCCTCATGCGCGTCGGAACTTCCTTCCTCAGCGTTGAGCAGGCCAGAGAGAATCTCGCGCACGAACTGCCTGACTGGAAGTTTTCCGCTACCAGAGAGAGACTCCAAGTCGAATGGAACGAAAAGCTCAGCCGGCTTCAGATTGATGGAGCAACAAGGCAAGATAAGGTTCGGCTCTATACCGCGCTCTATCACGCTCTGTTGTATCCCCGCTTGTTTTCAGAGTATGGCCATTATTACAGCGCCTTTGACGACAGCATCCACAGTGGCGAAAGCTATACCGCATTCTCCACTTGGGACACCTTTCGCGCGGAGAACAGTCTGCTCACCCTCCTGGCCCCGGAGCGCATCGACGGCATGGTCTCTGCGCTCCTACAGGATTACAAGGAGGGCGGATGGATGCCCAAGTGGCCGAATCCCAGTTATACAAACATTATGATCAGCACTCACGCCGACTCCCTTGTTGCAGAGGCGATGCGCAAGGGATTTCACGGCTTCGATCGTGAGCTAGCCTGGCAGGCGGTCTACAAGGACGCGATGGTCCCTCCCGATCAGGACACCGAAAGGCGTTGGCTAGACCGGGAGGAGCACACTCCCTACGAAGCCCGAGGCGGTCTGACTTATTACAAGCAACTCGGCTACATCCCTACCGATAAGACCGATGAAGCCGCATCGAGCACCCTCGAAGACAGCTACGATGATTGGTGTGTCGCTCAAGTCGCGAAGTTCCTCGGGCGTGATTTGGACTATCGATTCTTCATCAAACGCTCGCTCAATGATAGAAATCTCTTCAATCCCGAGCTCGGCCTTATGAATGGCAAACTCTCCGACGGCACCTGGGCTCCATTGGGTGGCAGGGATGACACAACAGCGAACCGTTCCATCTCCGGATGGACTGAAGGTAATGCATGGGTCTACACGTGGTCACCGCTTCACGATCAACTTGGCCTGATTGGATTGATGGGTGGAGCGAAGGCTTATGACGAAAAGTTGGATCAATACTTCCGGGACGGCTACAACGTACACAGCAACGAGCCAAGCCATCACTTCGGATATCTCTATGACTTTGGCGGCGAACCATCGAAGACCCAGGCAAAGGTTCGGGAGGTCGCAGCAAAGGAGTACGGCTATGGCCCAGGTGGGCTCGATGGAGATGATGATTGCGGGCAAATGTCTGCGTGGCTGATCTTCACTGCTTTGGGCTTTTATCCCGTGAATCCGGCCAGTGGCGATTATATGATTGGCAGTCCCTTGTACGGGCGCATTTCTCTCCAGTTGGCGAACGGCAAAGTCTTCCGCGTCGAAGCAGTGAATAACAGTTCAACGAACGTCTATATTCAATCGGCTTCCCTGGACGGCCATCCCCTCGATGCACCGATCATCACATGGGAGCAGATTCAATCAGGAGCCACGCTTCACCTGAGGATGGGACCCAAGCCCTCTCACTGGGCAAGCAATTGGCGCCCCGCCGCCGTTGCCGCAAACTAG
- a CDS encoding inositol oxygenase family protein, with protein MATTTLTENSPRKNPLAPDMEEWDEFLKGRYQEGKSEEEFRQYDKEANPDVAEFYRLNHGNQCLDYVLSKEKTYFGLDKGDKSLWEAAEFLNTLVDDSDPDTDLSQMEHLLQTSEAIRADGHPRWFVLTGFVHDLGKVLCLYGEPQWGVVGDTFPVGCAFSEHIVFPEYFAKNPDLHHPVYSTEYGIYEPHCGLDKVHMSFGHDGYIYEVMKNYLPIEALYMLRYHSFYPAHKHGAYQHLMNEEDVDMFRWVNEFNKYDLYSKGHAKPKLAELKPYYDDLFAEFFPAKIAW; from the coding sequence ATGGCCACCACAACGCTCACAGAGAACAGCCCACGGAAGAATCCTCTAGCGCCCGACATGGAAGAGTGGGACGAGTTTCTGAAGGGGCGCTACCAGGAGGGCAAGAGCGAGGAAGAGTTTCGCCAATACGATAAAGAGGCGAATCCCGACGTGGCTGAGTTCTATCGCCTGAATCATGGGAACCAGTGCTTGGACTATGTGTTGAGCAAGGAGAAAACGTATTTTGGTCTGGACAAGGGAGATAAATCGCTGTGGGAGGCCGCGGAGTTTCTGAACACGCTGGTCGACGATAGCGATCCCGATACTGATCTATCTCAGATGGAGCACCTGCTGCAGACTAGCGAAGCGATCCGCGCAGATGGTCATCCACGCTGGTTTGTACTTACTGGCTTTGTTCACGATCTCGGCAAGGTCTTGTGCCTTTACGGAGAGCCGCAATGGGGCGTCGTCGGCGACACATTCCCGGTAGGATGTGCTTTCTCCGAGCATATTGTCTTCCCGGAGTACTTTGCGAAGAATCCCGATCTGCACCATCCGGTTTATTCGACCGAGTATGGGATTTATGAGCCACACTGCGGTCTAGACAAAGTACACATGAGCTTCGGACATGATGGGTATATCTACGAGGTGATGAAGAATTACCTGCCGATCGAGGCGCTTTACATGCTGCGCTACCACTCGTTTTACCCGGCTCATAAACACGGCGCTTACCAGCACCTGATGAACGAGGAAGACGTGGATATGTTCCGTTGGGTCAATGAGTTCAATAAGTACGATTTATATTCGAAGGGTCACGCAAAGCCCAAGCTTGCGGAATTGAAGCCTTATTACGACGATTTGTTTGCCGAGTTCTTTCCTGCAAAAATCGCCTGGTAA
- a CDS encoding LacI family DNA-binding transcriptional regulator, giving the protein MPIRLKDIAQELGVSTVTVSKVLRGNPDIGVKTRARVLERLNALNYRPNMAARGLATGKTFTVGLIVPDLLQPFFAHFAKELGGVLRQHDRALLLASSEEDPKIEAQEILALIQRGVDVLVLASCRDELLPVPELSALPVPLVLFDRRFKRMKANFVGSDDVGAGELATRHLIELNRKRIAHIGGLQTSPARDRTAGYLRALERTGRKIDERYLVLRKRLEERGDDIGFSCMQGLLALRRPPDAVFCYNDMTAIGAIQATLQAGLKIPREMAIIGCGNFRYADYLQVPLSSIDQDTAELGRAAARLTLSIADSPQARVQSIVLKPRLVIRQSSAPPSLKISR; this is encoded by the coding sequence GTGCCCATACGTCTCAAAGACATTGCGCAGGAACTTGGCGTCTCGACCGTTACCGTGTCGAAGGTGCTGCGGGGTAACCCCGATATCGGAGTCAAGACTCGCGCTCGCGTCCTTGAACGCCTAAACGCTCTTAACTATCGGCCGAATATGGCTGCGCGCGGTCTTGCGACCGGCAAAACCTTTACTGTTGGGCTGATCGTTCCTGATCTGCTGCAGCCGTTTTTCGCACACTTCGCCAAGGAGTTGGGCGGCGTTCTGCGTCAACACGATCGCGCTCTTTTGTTAGCTTCCTCAGAAGAAGATCCCAAAATCGAGGCGCAGGAGATTTTGGCACTCATACAACGAGGAGTAGACGTATTGGTGCTCGCCTCGTGTCGCGACGAGCTTCTCCCTGTTCCAGAGCTTAGCGCGTTGCCGGTGCCCCTGGTGTTGTTCGACCGAAGGTTCAAGCGTATGAAAGCTAACTTTGTGGGATCCGATGACGTGGGTGCAGGAGAGCTTGCCACGAGACATCTCATCGAACTAAACAGGAAGCGGATCGCCCACATTGGTGGCCTTCAGACGAGCCCAGCGCGTGATCGGACCGCGGGCTATCTTCGCGCCCTGGAGCGGACAGGTAGAAAGATAGACGAGCGATATCTTGTATTGCGAAAGCGGTTGGAAGAGCGTGGGGACGACATAGGATTCAGCTGCATGCAGGGACTGCTCGCGCTGCGGCGGCCACCTGACGCAGTATTTTGCTACAACGACATGACCGCTATAGGAGCGATCCAGGCAACCCTGCAGGCTGGACTGAAGATTCCGCGTGAAATGGCTATCATTGGCTGCGGCAACTTTCGTTATGCCGACTATCTGCAGGTACCGCTCAGTTCGATCGATCAAGACACTGCCGAACTTGGCCGGGCAGCGGCCCGGCTTACGCTAAGCATAGCCGATTCTCCTCAGGCTAGAGTGCAGTCCATCGTGTTGAAACCAAGGCTCGTGATAAGGCAATCGTCCGCACCTCCGTCTCTCAAAATAAGTCGCTGA
- a CDS encoding DUF3863 domain-containing protein, with amino-acid sequence MRRDWTRREFLTRAAASATSLAFAETAGSVDAQAGESSAMRGRFLTHVSVVRVNQIEVTPNRSIGEDESSDNRPDRIRSRREAFAAGCPDGRMTWAISWLALNDGRKEYQEARRLLASYHDRFGDEITFIPGGYFAPMYDTREHNRQTIHNALSQISEMVGSGYRPQCLVAGFMDAENQRLLAADEGIHVCQGQIWSQHGIDHGDGDGGICYPYYPSREHYLKPAQGPEDFIDCVCLDGWTCDFLTARREGFQGGFNSRLGVGPIETVGNLGTAAGRKEMLETTAVHFDSGHAMNNFGWVTAIWEVSIGHDEDLTYWLEAVRDRWPDTRVITEGDFGMEWRRRTPNNATLNYRFDAKGTAAPGSEKELEIQWFMNREFRLALLHDWKTSSPPMVIDFTRYDLKTEEPHNLQREWSLMNVLNQKGTRPQDKPRRLREFTPDDQRRIYARYPELKTWA; translated from the coding sequence ATGAGACGCGACTGGACAAGACGTGAGTTCCTTACCCGAGCGGCGGCCTCTGCGACGTCCCTCGCGTTTGCGGAGACTGCAGGAAGCGTCGATGCGCAGGCAGGAGAGTCTTCAGCCATGCGCGGTCGATTTTTGACCCACGTTTCGGTTGTACGCGTGAATCAAATTGAGGTAACTCCCAATCGCTCGATTGGCGAAGACGAATCGAGCGACAATCGCCCTGATCGCATTCGCTCGCGTCGAGAGGCATTCGCCGCAGGCTGCCCCGATGGCAGGATGACCTGGGCTATCAGTTGGCTCGCGCTTAATGACGGCCGCAAGGAGTACCAGGAGGCTCGGCGGCTGCTTGCCTCGTACCACGACCGCTTTGGCGACGAGATCACCTTCATTCCTGGCGGCTATTTCGCACCGATGTACGACACGCGCGAGCACAACCGGCAGACGATACACAATGCGCTAAGCCAAATATCAGAAATGGTAGGCAGCGGTTACCGCCCCCAATGCCTCGTAGCGGGCTTCATGGACGCAGAGAATCAGCGACTCCTCGCCGCTGATGAGGGCATTCACGTGTGCCAGGGCCAGATCTGGAGCCAGCACGGCATCGATCACGGAGATGGAGACGGCGGCATCTGCTATCCCTACTACCCGAGTCGTGAGCATTACCTGAAACCGGCCCAGGGTCCGGAGGATTTTATTGACTGTGTTTGCCTGGACGGTTGGACCTGCGACTTTCTGACGGCGCGACGGGAGGGCTTTCAAGGTGGCTTCAATAGCAGGTTGGGCGTGGGACCGATCGAGACCGTGGGAAACCTCGGAACAGCCGCTGGTCGCAAGGAGATGCTCGAAACCACTGCGGTGCACTTTGACAGTGGCCATGCGATGAACAACTTCGGCTGGGTGACGGCAATCTGGGAGGTGTCGATTGGTCACGATGAGGATTTAACCTATTGGCTCGAGGCTGTGCGAGACAGGTGGCCCGACACCCGTGTAATCACTGAAGGGGACTTCGGCATGGAGTGGAGGAGACGCACTCCGAACAATGCGACGCTCAACTACCGTTTCGATGCTAAAGGGACCGCGGCACCAGGCTCGGAAAAGGAGCTGGAAATCCAGTGGTTCATGAACAGGGAGTTTCGACTAGCGCTTCTCCATGACTGGAAAACCAGTAGCCCGCCGATGGTGATCGACTTTACCCGCTATGACTTGAAAACAGAAGAACCTCACAACCTTCAGCGTGAGTGGAGCCTGATGAATGTGTTGAATCAGAAAGGCACTCGGCCCCAAGACAAACCAAGGCGGTTGCGAGAGTTCACTCCTGATGACCAGCGTCGCATCTATGCTCGATATCCCGAGCTCAAGACCTGGGCCTAA